From a single Entelurus aequoreus isolate RoL-2023_Sb linkage group LG12, RoL_Eaeq_v1.1, whole genome shotgun sequence genomic region:
- the pdzrn4 gene encoding PDZ domain-containing RING finger protein 4 isoform X2, whose translation MGCNLCTLRKREEHYKLLYEIAQVNGRNFSKVEQDDPIVVQVLRPGRASVAQCQDEAACVTDVCTQTDITFEHIMALAKLRPATPPVPDICPFLLSDSCHSIHTMEHEFYECPEYLSNTPAEVGRTEEYVYEEVVLRRQNSQEKLGLTLCYRTDDEEDAAIYVEPNSLAGRDGRIINGDRILQINGCGVQDRERAVSLLSGEDAKSIVLLVTRPETQLEEDVWLDDEQQELVEELKILKEREEGRRKDEAKEERTTDTSNSQDKDSGFGCSTDSPDNQPLLARLYRRSPAQSLREQWRAQHPHTKQASVILQDSKSQGREELVSIHSGGSGILGLENHFQQLLELKCQIRNGVECGVYSIRHSIECSLTERERDEDLEEGEGMEQELRILNEELRNIELECQNIMQAHQLRQAQQMDPSCSSLPGRRLRDECKSHSRLADIHEHPEGDKIREKDSSSAYNTAESARSTPLGKERSPEHSLQRRISITNQKNLQMPSPTPSSFIPIPKPQGLASQGGQPDPCAVFSSSPDQSNPSRSESDPALPADDERCEKRGRTKDSKRNLPLASYQTTPYQGSIGTRQLQSYMQLLQHSSLEYSQSQMSLLSVCRDPLNRIGLPGEPRLEWKVKVRNDGSRYVARRPARDRILRERALRIREERSGGMTTDDDAMSEMKMGRYWSKEERKQHLARAREQRKRREFMQKSRFECLKEACASDGRKEMNILELSHKKMMKKRNKKILDNWMTIQELMSHGARAPEGSKVHNAFLSVTTV comes from the exons GTGAACGGCAGGAACTTCTCCAAGGTGGAGCAGGATGACCCCATCGTGGTCCAGGTTCTACGGCCCGGCAGAGCTTCAGTGGCCCAGTGCCAGGATGAGGCGGCGTGCGTGACGGACGTGTGCACGCAGACGGACATCACCTTCGAGCACATCATGGCACTGGCCAAGCTCCGGCCCGCCACGCCGCCCGTCCCTGACATCTGTCCCTTCCTTTTGTCTGACAG CTGTCACTCCATCCACACAATGGAGCACGAGTTTTATGAATGTCCCGAGTACCTGTCCAACACACCGGCAGAAGTGGGGAGGACTGAAGAGTATGTTTATGAG GAAGTGGTGTTGCGCAGACAGAACAGTCAGGAAAAGCTGGGCCTGACGCTGTGCTACAGGACCGACGACGAGGAGGACGCAGCCATTTAT gTGGAGCCAAACAGTTTAGCAGGACGAGACGGCCGCATTATAAACGGAGATCGCATTCTCCAG ATAAATGGCTGTGGGGTGCAAGATAGAGAGAGGGCGGTTTCCCTGCTGTCGGGAGAAGATGCAAAGAGTATTGTCCTGCTGGTGACAAGGCCGGAGACGCAG CTGGAAGAGGATGTGTGGCTTGATGATGAGCAACAGGAGCTTGTGGAAGAACTGAAGATCCTGAAGGAAAGAGAGGAGGGTCGGAGGAAAGATGAG GCAAAAGAAGAAAGGACAACTGACACTTCCAACAGTCAAGACAAAGACAGCGGGTTTGGATGTAGTACAGACAGTCCGGACAACCAACCTTTACTGGCCAGACTCTACAGGAGGAGTCCAGCCCAGTCCTTGAGGGAACAATGGCGAGCACAGCATCCGCACACAAAACAAGCTTCTGTTATACTGCAGGACTCTAAAAGCCAAGGTCGAGAGGAGCTAGTGAGTATTCACAGTGGTGGAAGCGGGATCTTAGGTTTGGAGAACCACTTCCAGCAACTGCTGGAACTCAAGTGTCAAATCCGGAACGGCGTAGAGTGCGGCGTGTACTCCATACGACATAGCATCGAGTGTAGTCTCACAGAGAGGGAAAGAGACGAGGACCTCGAGGAGGGCGAAGGGATGGAGCAAGAGTTGAGGATTTTAAACGAAGAGCTGCGTAACATTGAGCTAGAGTGCCAAAACATCATGCAAGCTCATCAGCTCCGCCAAGCACAACAGATGGACCCCTCCTGCTCATCCTTGCCAGGCAGGAGGCTCAGGGATGAGTGCAAGAGCCACAGCAGGCTTGCTGACATCCATGAACACCCAGAAGGTGATAAGATCCGAgagaaggacagctccagtgcCTACAACACGGCAGAGAGCGCGCGATCCACTCCGTTGGGTAAGGAACGATCTCCTGAGCACTCCTTGCAGAGACGCATCAGCATTACCAACCAGAAGAACCTCCAGATGCCTTCACCCACGCCCTCCAGCTTCATCCCCATCCCAAAGCCTCAGGGATTAGCCAGCCAAGGTGGCCAACCGGATCCTTGTGCAGTTTTCTCCAGCAGCCCAGACCAGAGTAACCCTTCTCGATCAGAATCCGACCCGGCACTGCCTGCGGACGATGAGAGGTGCGAGAAAAGGGGAAGAACCAAAGATTCAAAGAGAAACCTTCCGCTTGCCTCGTACCAAACCACCCCTTACCAAGGCTCAATTGGTACACGACAACTTCAG AGCTACATGCAACTGCTACAACACTCTTCCCTGGAGTATTCCCAGAGCCAAATGAGTTTGCTCAGTGTCTGCAGAGATCCACTGAACCGGATTGGTCTACCTGGAGAACCCCGTCTAGAGTGGAAGGTCAAAGTCCGGAACGACGGGTCTCGCTACGTGGCCCGGAGACCCGCCCGTGACCGCATCCTAAGGGAGCGAGCGCTACGAATCCGGGAGGAGCGCAGCGGTGGCATGACCACGGATGACGACGCGATGAGCGAGATGAAGATGGGCCGCTACTGGAGCAAAGAGGAGAGGAAGCAGCACCTGGCCCGGGCCAGGGAGCAGAGAAAGAGAAGGGAGTTCATGCAGAAGAGCCGCTTCGAGTGTCTCAAGGAGGCTTGTGCAAGCGACGGCCGCAAGGAGATGAACATCTTGGAGCTGAGTCACAAGAAGATGATGAAGAAACGGAACAAGAAGATTCTGGACAATTGGATGACCATTCAGGAGCTGATGAGTCATGGGGCACGAGCGCCGGAGGGCTCCAAAGTCCATAACGCCTTCTTATCTGTTACAACGGTTTAG
- the pdzrn4 gene encoding PDZ domain-containing RING finger protein 4 isoform X1, translating into MGCNLCTLRKREEHYKLLYEIAQVNGRNFSKVEQDDPIVVQVLRPGRASVAQCQDEAACVTDVCTQTDITFEHIMALAKLRPATPPVPDICPFLLSDSCHSIHTMEHEFYECPEYLSNTPAEVGRTEEYVYEEVVLRRQNSQEKLGLTLCYRTDDEEDAAIYVSQVEPNSLAGRDGRIINGDRILQINGCGVQDRERAVSLLSGEDAKSIVLLVTRPETQLEEDVWLDDEQQELVEELKILKEREEGRRKDEAKEERTTDTSNSQDKDSGFGCSTDSPDNQPLLARLYRRSPAQSLREQWRAQHPHTKQASVILQDSKSQGREELVSIHSGGSGILGLENHFQQLLELKCQIRNGVECGVYSIRHSIECSLTERERDEDLEEGEGMEQELRILNEELRNIELECQNIMQAHQLRQAQQMDPSCSSLPGRRLRDECKSHSRLADIHEHPEGDKIREKDSSSAYNTAESARSTPLGKERSPEHSLQRRISITNQKNLQMPSPTPSSFIPIPKPQGLASQGGQPDPCAVFSSSPDQSNPSRSESDPALPADDERCEKRGRTKDSKRNLPLASYQTTPYQGSIGTRQLQSYMQLLQHSSLEYSQSQMSLLSVCRDPLNRIGLPGEPRLEWKVKVRNDGSRYVARRPARDRILRERALRIREERSGGMTTDDDAMSEMKMGRYWSKEERKQHLARAREQRKRREFMQKSRFECLKEACASDGRKEMNILELSHKKMMKKRNKKILDNWMTIQELMSHGARAPEGSKVHNAFLSVTTV; encoded by the exons GTGAACGGCAGGAACTTCTCCAAGGTGGAGCAGGATGACCCCATCGTGGTCCAGGTTCTACGGCCCGGCAGAGCTTCAGTGGCCCAGTGCCAGGATGAGGCGGCGTGCGTGACGGACGTGTGCACGCAGACGGACATCACCTTCGAGCACATCATGGCACTGGCCAAGCTCCGGCCCGCCACGCCGCCCGTCCCTGACATCTGTCCCTTCCTTTTGTCTGACAG CTGTCACTCCATCCACACAATGGAGCACGAGTTTTATGAATGTCCCGAGTACCTGTCCAACACACCGGCAGAAGTGGGGAGGACTGAAGAGTATGTTTATGAG GAAGTGGTGTTGCGCAGACAGAACAGTCAGGAAAAGCTGGGCCTGACGCTGTGCTACAGGACCGACGACGAGGAGGACGCAGCCATTTATGTAAGCCAG gTGGAGCCAAACAGTTTAGCAGGACGAGACGGCCGCATTATAAACGGAGATCGCATTCTCCAG ATAAATGGCTGTGGGGTGCAAGATAGAGAGAGGGCGGTTTCCCTGCTGTCGGGAGAAGATGCAAAGAGTATTGTCCTGCTGGTGACAAGGCCGGAGACGCAG CTGGAAGAGGATGTGTGGCTTGATGATGAGCAACAGGAGCTTGTGGAAGAACTGAAGATCCTGAAGGAAAGAGAGGAGGGTCGGAGGAAAGATGAG GCAAAAGAAGAAAGGACAACTGACACTTCCAACAGTCAAGACAAAGACAGCGGGTTTGGATGTAGTACAGACAGTCCGGACAACCAACCTTTACTGGCCAGACTCTACAGGAGGAGTCCAGCCCAGTCCTTGAGGGAACAATGGCGAGCACAGCATCCGCACACAAAACAAGCTTCTGTTATACTGCAGGACTCTAAAAGCCAAGGTCGAGAGGAGCTAGTGAGTATTCACAGTGGTGGAAGCGGGATCTTAGGTTTGGAGAACCACTTCCAGCAACTGCTGGAACTCAAGTGTCAAATCCGGAACGGCGTAGAGTGCGGCGTGTACTCCATACGACATAGCATCGAGTGTAGTCTCACAGAGAGGGAAAGAGACGAGGACCTCGAGGAGGGCGAAGGGATGGAGCAAGAGTTGAGGATTTTAAACGAAGAGCTGCGTAACATTGAGCTAGAGTGCCAAAACATCATGCAAGCTCATCAGCTCCGCCAAGCACAACAGATGGACCCCTCCTGCTCATCCTTGCCAGGCAGGAGGCTCAGGGATGAGTGCAAGAGCCACAGCAGGCTTGCTGACATCCATGAACACCCAGAAGGTGATAAGATCCGAgagaaggacagctccagtgcCTACAACACGGCAGAGAGCGCGCGATCCACTCCGTTGGGTAAGGAACGATCTCCTGAGCACTCCTTGCAGAGACGCATCAGCATTACCAACCAGAAGAACCTCCAGATGCCTTCACCCACGCCCTCCAGCTTCATCCCCATCCCAAAGCCTCAGGGATTAGCCAGCCAAGGTGGCCAACCGGATCCTTGTGCAGTTTTCTCCAGCAGCCCAGACCAGAGTAACCCTTCTCGATCAGAATCCGACCCGGCACTGCCTGCGGACGATGAGAGGTGCGAGAAAAGGGGAAGAACCAAAGATTCAAAGAGAAACCTTCCGCTTGCCTCGTACCAAACCACCCCTTACCAAGGCTCAATTGGTACACGACAACTTCAG AGCTACATGCAACTGCTACAACACTCTTCCCTGGAGTATTCCCAGAGCCAAATGAGTTTGCTCAGTGTCTGCAGAGATCCACTGAACCGGATTGGTCTACCTGGAGAACCCCGTCTAGAGTGGAAGGTCAAAGTCCGGAACGACGGGTCTCGCTACGTGGCCCGGAGACCCGCCCGTGACCGCATCCTAAGGGAGCGAGCGCTACGAATCCGGGAGGAGCGCAGCGGTGGCATGACCACGGATGACGACGCGATGAGCGAGATGAAGATGGGCCGCTACTGGAGCAAAGAGGAGAGGAAGCAGCACCTGGCCCGGGCCAGGGAGCAGAGAAAGAGAAGGGAGTTCATGCAGAAGAGCCGCTTCGAGTGTCTCAAGGAGGCTTGTGCAAGCGACGGCCGCAAGGAGATGAACATCTTGGAGCTGAGTCACAAGAAGATGATGAAGAAACGGAACAAGAAGATTCTGGACAATTGGATGACCATTCAGGAGCTGATGAGTCATGGGGCACGAGCGCCGGAGGGCTCCAAAGTCCATAACGCCTTCTTATCTGTTACAACGGTTTAG